A window of Ruania suaedae contains these coding sequences:
- a CDS encoding phosphoadenylyl-sulfate reductase: MQEVVARGQALLGGSGIGETDEASPAQVAAWAAQEFGVHLAVACSMADATLPHLISRHAPWVDVLFLETGYHFAETRGTRDRVELEMDVTVVDVLPELTVAEQDAAHGTDLFARDPAACCAMRKVEPLHRTLGGYEAWVTGVRRQEAPTRAQTPLVTWDEKNGLVKINPVAAWTDADLTGYAEEHGVILNPLLGEGYPSIGCAPCTARVAPGADPRSGRWAGLDKTECGLHT, encoded by the coding sequence CTGCAGGAGGTGGTGGCCCGTGGCCAGGCGCTGCTGGGCGGGAGCGGGATCGGTGAGACCGACGAGGCGAGCCCGGCGCAGGTGGCCGCCTGGGCCGCGCAGGAGTTCGGGGTGCACCTGGCGGTGGCGTGCTCGATGGCCGATGCGACGCTGCCGCACCTGATCTCCCGGCACGCGCCGTGGGTGGACGTGCTCTTCCTGGAGACCGGCTACCACTTCGCCGAGACCCGCGGCACGCGGGACCGGGTGGAGCTGGAGATGGACGTCACCGTGGTGGACGTCCTGCCCGAGCTCACCGTGGCCGAGCAGGACGCCGCGCACGGCACGGACCTGTTCGCCCGCGATCCCGCCGCCTGCTGCGCGATGCGCAAGGTCGAGCCCCTGCACCGCACCCTCGGCGGCTACGAGGCGTGGGTGACCGGGGTGCGACGCCAGGAGGCGCCCACCCGGGCGCAGACGCCGCTGGTGACGTGGGACGAGAAGAACGGTCTGGTCAAGATCAACCCGGTGGCCGCCTGGACCGACGCCGACCTCACCGGTTACGCCGAGGAGCACGGCGTAATCCTCAACCCGCTCCTGGGTGAGGGGTACCCCTCGATCGGGTGCGCACCGTGCACGGCGCGCGTGGCCCCCGGAGCCGACCCCCGATCCGGCCGCTGGGCCGGGCTCGACAAGACGGAATGCGGACTGCACACATGA
- the cysD gene encoding sulfate adenylyltransferase subunit CysD, with amino-acid sequence MSIDVTTAPTAGAGLASTDSPGSYRLTRAEALESESIHLIREVVAEFERPVLLFSGGKDSVVMLHLAAKAFWPAKVPFGVLHVDTGHNFPEVLAYRDRTVERLGVHLHVASVQDYVDDGRLRERPDGTRNPLQTLPLLDAITGHKFDAVFGGGRRDEEKARAKERVISLRDEFGQWDPRNQRPELWNLYNGRHRPGEHVRAFPLSNWTELDVWSYIEAEGIDLPHLYYAHEREVFDRDGMLLAVGEHARPRTDAELASVRTEQVRYRTIGDMSCTGAVLSGAADPAAVVAEVAATRITERGATRADDRLSEAAMEDRKKEGYF; translated from the coding sequence ATGAGCATCGACGTGACGACTGCCCCGACCGCGGGAGCCGGCCTGGCGAGCACCGACTCGCCCGGCAGCTACCGGCTCACCCGCGCCGAGGCGCTGGAGAGCGAGAGCATCCACCTGATCCGGGAGGTGGTGGCCGAGTTCGAGCGGCCGGTGCTGCTCTTCTCCGGCGGCAAGGACTCGGTGGTGATGCTGCACCTGGCGGCCAAGGCGTTCTGGCCGGCGAAGGTGCCCTTCGGGGTGCTGCACGTGGACACCGGGCACAACTTCCCCGAGGTGCTGGCCTACCGCGACCGCACCGTGGAACGGCTGGGGGTGCACTTGCACGTCGCGAGCGTGCAGGACTACGTCGACGACGGCCGGCTGCGCGAGCGCCCCGACGGCACCCGCAACCCGCTGCAGACCCTCCCGCTGCTGGACGCGATCACCGGCCACAAGTTCGACGCCGTCTTCGGCGGCGGGCGCCGGGACGAGGAGAAGGCGCGAGCCAAGGAGCGGGTGATCTCCCTGCGCGATGAGTTCGGGCAGTGGGATCCGCGCAACCAGCGCCCGGAGCTGTGGAACCTCTACAACGGCCGGCACCGGCCCGGTGAGCACGTGCGCGCCTTCCCGCTGTCGAACTGGACCGAGCTGGACGTGTGGAGCTACATCGAGGCCGAGGGCATCGACCTGCCGCACCTGTACTACGCCCACGAGCGGGAGGTCTTCGACCGCGACGGGATGCTGCTGGCGGTGGGCGAGCACGCCCGCCCCCGCACCGACGCCGAGCTGGCGAGCGTCCGCACCGAGCAGGTGCGCTACCGCACCATCGGCGACATGAGCTGCACCGGGGCGGTGCTCTCCGGCGCGGCTGACCCGGCCGCCGTCGTGGCCGAGGTGGCCGCCACCCGCATCACCGAACGCGGCGCCACCCGCGCCGACGACAGGCTCTCCGAGGCCGCCATGGAGGACCGCAAGAAGGAGGGCTACTTCTGA
- a CDS encoding sulfate adenylyltransferase subunit 1 — protein sequence MSTLTEAAALDPTAADPSAIDPTAPGTLLRLATAGSVDDGKSTLVGRLLYDSKSVLADQWDAIERVSAGRGQESADLALLTDGLRAEREQGITIDVAYRYFATRTRSFILADCPGHVQYTRNTVTGASTADAVVLLVDARHGLLEQTRRHLAVVGLLRVPHVVVAVNKIDLVGYSRERFVELAEKIRASAASLGIPHVHPIPVSALIGDNVVTRAEQSMPWYEGPSLLELLEALPVADAPTTEAFRMPVQSVLRPQGAAVSPEYSEYRGYAGQVAAGVVRVGDPVVILPGGRHTTVEGIDTPGGELAEAFAPQSVAIRLSDEIDVARGDLIAAAADAPRPVKELTGTVSWLSDQPLRPGARVLLKHTTRTVRAIVTEVLGRLDLNSGATSPAEALELNDIGTVRVRLAEPVVAEDYATSRRTGAFLLIDAHDGNTLAAGMAGTP from the coding sequence ATGAGCACACTCACCGAGGCCGCGGCGCTCGATCCGACCGCCGCCGACCCCAGCGCCATCGATCCCACCGCCCCCGGCACGCTGCTGCGCCTGGCCACCGCCGGGTCCGTCGATGACGGCAAGTCCACCCTCGTGGGCCGGCTGCTGTACGACTCCAAGTCCGTGCTCGCCGACCAGTGGGACGCGATCGAACGCGTCTCGGCCGGCCGCGGCCAGGAGTCGGCGGACCTGGCGCTGCTCACGGACGGCCTGCGCGCCGAGCGCGAGCAGGGCATCACCATCGACGTGGCCTACCGCTATTTCGCCACCCGGACCCGTTCGTTCATCCTGGCCGACTGCCCCGGGCACGTGCAGTACACCCGCAACACCGTGACCGGGGCCTCGACCGCGGACGCGGTGGTGCTGCTGGTGGACGCCCGCCACGGTCTGCTCGAGCAGACCCGGCGCCACCTCGCCGTGGTGGGGTTGCTGCGGGTGCCGCACGTGGTGGTCGCGGTGAACAAGATCGACCTGGTCGGTTACTCCCGCGAACGCTTCGTCGAGCTGGCCGAGAAGATCCGGGCATCCGCCGCCTCCCTCGGGATTCCGCACGTGCACCCGATCCCGGTCTCGGCGCTGATCGGCGACAACGTGGTCACCCGCGCGGAGCAGTCGATGCCCTGGTACGAGGGCCCGAGCCTGCTGGAATTGCTGGAGGCGCTGCCGGTCGCCGACGCCCCCACCACCGAGGCGTTCCGGATGCCGGTGCAGTCCGTGCTGCGCCCGCAGGGTGCTGCGGTCTCGCCCGAGTACAGCGAGTACCGGGGCTACGCGGGGCAGGTCGCCGCCGGCGTCGTGCGCGTCGGCGATCCGGTGGTGATCCTGCCCGGCGGCCGGCACACCACCGTCGAGGGCATCGACACCCCGGGAGGGGAGCTGGCGGAGGCGTTCGCACCGCAGTCGGTGGCGATCCGGCTCAGCGACGAGATCGACGTCGCCCGCGGGGACCTCATCGCCGCGGCCGCCGACGCACCACGGCCGGTCAAGGAGCTGACCGGTACCGTCAGCTGGCTCAGCGACCAGCCGCTGCGGCCTGGCGCCCGGGTGCTGCTCAAGCACACCACCCGTACCGTGCGGGCGATCGTCACCGAGGTGCTCGGGCGGCTCGACCTCAACAGCGGCGCGACGAGCCCGGCCGAGGCGCTCGAGCTCAATGACATCGGCACGGTCCGGGTGCGGTTGGCCGAACCCGTCGTGGCCGAGGACTACGCCACCTCCCGGCGCACGGGTGCGTTCCTGCTGATCGACGCCCACGACGGCAACACCCTCGCGGCGGGGATGGCCGGCACTCCCTGA
- a CDS encoding D-arabinono-1,4-lactone oxidase translates to MTAHTWRNWAGTATARPSHVARPRDEGEVADLVRGAVEAGRTVRAVGAGHSFTPAAATEGTLVHLDALDHLESLGPPAADGSRLVTVGAGIRLHALCRRLAAHGLALENMGDIDRQSLAGAISTGTHGTGARLGGLATQVHGLRVVTADARIHAVHPGAGDGGASLFELARLGLGTAGILTAITLRCVPAFTLTATEAPRPWREALASLEDPATADHVEFYWFPGTAVALTKTNTRDGAAPPLAPARRLLEDELLANGVFEVTNRIATAVPALTPRLNRLAARALGARTYTAPSHEVFVSPRRVRFAEMEYALPVEALPEALGEVDAWLRRSRENVPFPIEVRVAAADQVWLSTAYGRATGYVAVHQYHRLPYARYFRAIEAIMRRYDGRPHWGKLHRRRADDLAHNYPRWADALAVRERHDPAGVFANAYTDRVLGARVGGIRGR, encoded by the coding sequence ATGACGGCGCACACCTGGCGCAACTGGGCCGGCACGGCCACCGCCCGGCCCAGCCATGTCGCCCGGCCCCGCGACGAGGGCGAGGTGGCCGACCTGGTGCGGGGCGCCGTCGAGGCCGGTCGCACCGTGCGGGCGGTCGGCGCCGGGCACTCCTTCACCCCGGCCGCCGCCACTGAGGGCACGCTGGTGCACCTGGACGCCCTGGACCACCTGGAGTCCCTCGGCCCTCCGGCGGCGGACGGCTCCCGCCTGGTGACCGTGGGCGCCGGGATCCGCCTGCACGCGCTGTGCCGGAGGCTCGCCGCCCACGGACTCGCGCTGGAGAACATGGGCGACATCGATCGCCAGTCCCTCGCCGGGGCGATCTCCACCGGCACCCACGGCACCGGCGCCCGCCTCGGCGGGCTGGCCACCCAGGTGCACGGACTGCGCGTGGTCACCGCCGACGCCCGCATCCACGCCGTCCACCCCGGGGCCGGCGACGGCGGAGCCTCCCTGTTCGAGCTGGCCCGCCTCGGCCTGGGCACAGCCGGGATCCTGACGGCGATCACGCTGCGCTGCGTGCCCGCGTTCACGCTCACCGCCACCGAGGCCCCGAGGCCGTGGCGCGAGGCCCTCGCCTCCCTCGAGGACCCGGCCACTGCCGACCACGTCGAGTTCTACTGGTTCCCCGGCACCGCCGTAGCCCTGACGAAGACGAACACCCGCGACGGTGCCGCTCCCCCACTGGCCCCCGCGCGCCGGCTGCTGGAGGACGAGCTGCTGGCCAATGGGGTCTTCGAGGTGACCAACCGGATCGCCACCGCCGTGCCGGCCCTGACGCCGCGCCTCAACCGCCTTGCCGCCCGCGCGCTCGGTGCCCGGACCTACACCGCCCCCTCCCACGAGGTCTTCGTCTCCCCGCGCCGGGTGCGCTTCGCCGAGATGGAATACGCCCTGCCCGTCGAGGCCCTGCCCGAGGCGCTCGGTGAGGTGGACGCCTGGCTGCGCCGCAGCCGCGAGAACGTGCCGTTCCCGATCGAGGTGCGCGTCGCCGCCGCCGATCAGGTCTGGCTCTCGACGGCGTACGGCCGGGCCACCGGATACGTGGCGGTGCACCAGTACCACCGCCTGCCCTACGCCCGGTACTTCCGGGCGATCGAGGCCATCATGCGCCGCTATGACGGTCGACCGCACTGGGGGAAGCTGCACCGCCGTCGGGCCGATGACCTGGCCCACAACTACCCTCGGTGGGCCGATGCCCTGGCCGTGCGCGAGCGCCACGACCCGGCCGGGGTGTTCGCGAACGCCTACACCGACCGGGTGCTCGGGGCGCGGGTGGGTGGCATCCGGGGCAGGTAG
- a CDS encoding transglutaminase-like domain-containing protein yields the protein MRRIVSAELNVTAAIGTTQIALQVALARVPGLVVEESLEILQDGRALEPEEIATGRGERMHVLTLERTASEAGNVSVTYRGSAQTQAGADGERTSPADLMAYRRPSRYAQSDELFVTARRELGGRHGLELVHAVGDWVAARVRYVPGSSRVTDGAVATLLQGQGVCRDYAHLVVALLRALDVPARLAAVYAPGLRPMDFHAVAEAWVQGAWYTVDATRMAPRASLVRIATGRDAADTAFLSAYGAGIRMGHQAVTAVVEGDLPTEDPTAAVQMP from the coding sequence GTGCGACGCATCGTGTCCGCGGAGCTGAACGTGACCGCGGCGATCGGTACCACGCAGATCGCGCTGCAGGTCGCGCTCGCGCGCGTGCCCGGGCTGGTGGTGGAGGAGTCGCTGGAGATCCTTCAGGACGGCCGGGCGCTCGAGCCGGAGGAGATCGCGACCGGCCGGGGCGAGCGCATGCACGTGCTCACGCTCGAGCGGACGGCGAGCGAGGCCGGGAACGTGAGCGTGACCTACCGGGGCAGCGCGCAGACGCAGGCGGGCGCCGACGGGGAGCGGACGAGCCCCGCGGATCTGATGGCCTACCGGCGGCCCAGCCGCTACGCCCAGTCGGATGAGCTGTTCGTGACCGCCCGCCGCGAGCTCGGCGGACGCCACGGTCTGGAGTTGGTCCACGCCGTCGGCGACTGGGTGGCCGCCCGGGTGCGCTACGTGCCCGGATCGAGCCGGGTGACCGATGGTGCCGTCGCGACACTGCTGCAGGGGCAGGGCGTGTGCCGGGACTATGCCCACCTGGTGGTGGCGTTGTTGCGGGCTCTCGACGTCCCGGCCCGGCTCGCCGCGGTCTACGCGCCGGGCCTGCGTCCGATGGATTTCCACGCCGTCGCCGAGGCGTGGGTGCAGGGGGCCTGGTACACCGTCGATGCCACCCGGATGGCGCCGCGGGCCTCATTGGTGCGGATCGCCACCGGCCGCGACGCCGCCGACACCGCTTTCCTGTCCGCCTACGGCGCCGGCATCCGGATGGGCCACCAGGCGGTCACCGCCGTGGTCGAGGGCGACCTTCCGACCGAGGATCCGACGGCTGCGGTGCAGATGCCGTGA
- a CDS encoding YrhK family protein: MQRPTDVLELEHRELTRVHGIVVHAVAEVEGRTLEFSERWSRRARSPARSLSTRDASFWMAVSFTAGAVLFIAAAFGAIAGPGADALWVRTGNLIGATIFSVGAAFAVREAWGAVEPRGLEQFWATVAGRASMVQGAAAAVLFQAGMVIETLTTQLGTLVAALNTAGSVGFVISSYLYLRESWPSRDIGTVSAAANLLGSALFLLGSGAGLAPSAEALANWSFLIGSAMFAAGGLAAFKELDEPARSTDHAPQPRQ, translated from the coding sequence ATGCAACGCCCCACTGACGTCCTCGAGCTCGAGCACCGGGAGCTGACGCGCGTCCACGGGATCGTGGTGCACGCCGTAGCGGAGGTGGAAGGGCGCACGCTGGAGTTCAGCGAGCGCTGGTCCCGGCGGGCGCGATCGCCGGCCCGCTCCCTGAGCACCCGTGACGCCTCCTTCTGGATGGCGGTCAGCTTCACCGCCGGTGCGGTGCTCTTCATCGCCGCCGCCTTCGGCGCGATCGCCGGACCGGGTGCCGACGCGCTGTGGGTGCGGACCGGCAACCTCATCGGCGCCACGATCTTCAGCGTCGGCGCCGCGTTCGCGGTCCGGGAGGCGTGGGGCGCCGTCGAGCCTCGCGGCCTCGAGCAGTTCTGGGCCACGGTCGCCGGGAGGGCCTCGATGGTGCAGGGGGCGGCCGCCGCGGTGCTGTTCCAGGCGGGAATGGTGATCGAGACCCTCACCACCCAGCTCGGCACCCTCGTGGCAGCGCTCAACACCGCGGGGTCGGTGGGATTCGTCATCTCCAGCTACCTGTACCTGCGCGAGTCCTGGCCCTCCCGTGACATCGGCACGGTCTCCGCGGCGGCGAACCTGCTCGGGAGCGCGCTGTTCCTGCTCGGCAGCGGTGCCGGTCTGGCGCCGTCCGCCGAGGCGCTCGCGAACTGGTCGTTCCTCATCGGATCGGCGATGTTCGCCGCCGGGGGGCTCGCCGCGTTCAAGGAGCTGGACGAGCCGGCCCGGTCCACCGATCACGCACCGCAACCCCGGCAGTAG
- a CDS encoding type IV toxin-antitoxin system AbiEi family antitoxin domain-containing protein codes for MSQRDHGIYSRDDLRARGLGPKQIRALCGRGDLRRVARGWYATAAADAGAVAALAAGGRLTCVSAARLHGLWVPWAAEPHAYTRRGRTLRGFVTHLPCIDAWPDREPIAGLHLSLRHAARCLSAEHAAILLESALDRRLLRPSELPEILGDLHETRRRKIGTIHRTSQSGSETRVARWLRGRGVDFRQQARIPGVGHVDMLVGQSWIIEVDGRQHHSLAADYENDRRRDLLAQRMGYRVTRLSYTQVWVDWDHTQQELAAILARRQHRRAPWQTEPN; via the coding sequence ATGTCCCAGCGAGACCACGGCATCTACTCCCGAGACGACCTGCGGGCACGAGGGCTGGGCCCGAAGCAGATCCGCGCGCTCTGCGGCCGCGGGGACCTGCGCCGCGTGGCCCGCGGGTGGTATGCGACCGCAGCGGCCGATGCCGGTGCGGTCGCTGCGCTCGCGGCGGGCGGCCGGCTCACGTGCGTCTCCGCAGCTCGCCTGCACGGCCTCTGGGTGCCGTGGGCAGCCGAGCCCCACGCCTACACCCGGCGGGGGCGGACGTTGCGGGGCTTCGTCACCCACCTGCCCTGCATCGACGCCTGGCCGGATCGCGAGCCGATCGCCGGCCTACACCTGTCGCTGAGGCATGCGGCGCGATGCTTGAGTGCCGAGCACGCGGCGATACTGCTGGAGTCAGCTCTGGACCGCCGCCTGCTGCGCCCCTCCGAGCTACCGGAGATCCTGGGCGACCTCCACGAGACCAGACGCCGGAAGATCGGGACGATCCACCGGACCAGCCAGTCCGGGTCCGAGACAAGGGTCGCCCGGTGGCTTCGCGGCCGCGGCGTCGACTTCCGGCAGCAGGCGCGCATCCCGGGGGTCGGTCACGTGGACATGCTCGTCGGGCAGTCCTGGATCATCGAGGTCGACGGCAGGCAGCACCACAGTCTCGCCGCGGACTACGAGAACGATCGGCGACGAGACCTGCTGGCGCAGCGCATGGGATACCGCGTGACCCGGTTGAGCTACACCCAGGTCTGGGTGGATTGGGACCACACCCAGCAGGAGCTCGCCGCCATCCTCGCCCGCAGGCAGCACCGGCGTGCGCCCTGGCAGACCGAACCGAACTGA
- a CDS encoding heparinase II/III domain-containing protein gives MTSPGPLLTHWGDRAAPSSLAGLLADALPAPARWEPGPDLDQLIGLAEEEQAEPWPSPQASHYARFTRDGDRSSHEDRVRGRQARLTRAAVRAAAAPPDRLVPLLDEVADGVLLLCEQTSWCWVAHDPAPARTGTVVPPIDPWLDLGAGEIAAQLAWVDRLLGPALDEHYPGLRVRMRAEAGARVLHPFLDQDWPWFGEDMNNWCPWICGNVIAAAVQLMVPSERRSAVVAKAVVGLDRYLRTIPADGSVDEGYGYWWEGVGRALEALDLLERVTAGALTAAGLPVIGATVAFPHRMHLGGPWHVNVADSSAQPQTNVPWHVLERWARRVGDDDAERYARSRGSAVGISADWPMNLARVIGALDAPIEADRVIAEPPLPAQVWLPDLQLGLVREQAGSARGLTLVLKGGHNGEGHNHQDVGSVIVASDGVPVLVDPGRLTYRAGMFGPQRYEFWAMQSQWHNVPVVAGHQQEAGRDARALEMTFDEQQATIGLDLARVHDVPLLRHWHREARWERSEVLLTDRWEFAAMPERPSALHLMLAGEVTLTGTRADIVPLEGANPVRLAWSGDVTGADLEDMPLEDPLMSEVWGERLTRLRLHLAPSARGEAVLRITRAEDPPDQLWGSPPR, from the coding sequence GTGACCTCTCCCGGACCGCTGCTCACCCACTGGGGTGACAGGGCTGCGCCTTCGTCGCTGGCCGGTCTCCTCGCAGACGCGCTGCCGGCGCCCGCCCGGTGGGAGCCGGGCCCCGATCTCGACCAGCTGATCGGCCTCGCCGAAGAGGAGCAGGCCGAGCCCTGGCCCTCCCCGCAGGCCTCCCACTACGCCCGCTTCACCCGCGACGGCGACCGGTCCAGTCACGAGGACCGGGTCCGTGGCCGCCAGGCCCGGCTCACCCGTGCCGCCGTCCGCGCCGCCGCCGCGCCGCCGGACCGGCTGGTGCCACTGCTGGACGAGGTGGCCGACGGGGTGCTGCTGCTGTGCGAGCAGACATCCTGGTGCTGGGTGGCGCACGATCCCGCCCCGGCGCGCACCGGAACCGTCGTGCCGCCCATCGACCCCTGGCTCGACCTCGGCGCCGGGGAGATCGCCGCCCAGCTGGCCTGGGTCGACCGCCTGCTCGGCCCGGCCCTCGACGAGCACTACCCGGGGCTGCGGGTGCGGATGCGCGCGGAGGCGGGCGCCCGGGTGCTCCATCCGTTCCTAGACCAGGACTGGCCCTGGTTCGGCGAGGACATGAACAACTGGTGCCCGTGGATCTGCGGCAACGTGATCGCCGCCGCGGTCCAGCTGATGGTGCCGTCCGAACGCCGCAGCGCGGTGGTGGCCAAGGCCGTCGTCGGGCTGGACCGGTACCTGCGGACCATCCCGGCCGATGGCTCCGTGGACGAGGGGTACGGCTACTGGTGGGAGGGCGTCGGCCGGGCGCTGGAGGCGCTGGACCTGCTCGAGCGTGTCACCGCGGGCGCACTGACGGCGGCCGGCCTGCCCGTCATCGGCGCCACCGTCGCCTTCCCGCACCGCATGCACCTCGGGGGCCCCTGGCACGTGAACGTGGCCGACTCCTCCGCCCAGCCCCAGACCAACGTGCCCTGGCACGTGCTGGAGCGCTGGGCGCGCCGGGTGGGGGACGACGATGCGGAACGGTACGCGCGGAGCCGGGGGTCCGCCGTCGGCATCTCGGCCGACTGGCCGATGAACCTGGCCCGCGTGATCGGCGCGCTGGATGCGCCCATCGAGGCAGATCGGGTGATCGCCGAGCCGCCACTGCCGGCGCAGGTCTGGCTGCCGGACCTGCAGCTCGGACTCGTGCGTGAGCAGGCCGGTTCGGCCCGGGGGCTCACCCTCGTGCTCAAGGGCGGCCACAACGGCGAAGGCCACAACCACCAGGACGTCGGCTCGGTCATCGTGGCCTCCGACGGCGTCCCCGTCCTGGTCGATCCGGGTCGCCTGACTTACCGGGCCGGGATGTTCGGTCCGCAGCGGTACGAGTTCTGGGCCATGCAGAGCCAGTGGCACAACGTCCCGGTCGTGGCCGGCCACCAGCAGGAGGCCGGTCGGGATGCCCGCGCGCTCGAGATGACATTCGACGAGCAGCAGGCCACGATCGGCCTCGACCTCGCGCGCGTCCACGACGTCCCGCTGCTCCGGCACTGGCACCGGGAGGCGAGGTGGGAGCGATCCGAGGTGCTGCTGACCGACCGGTGGGAGTTCGCCGCGATGCCGGAGCGGCCCAGCGCCCTGCACCTCATGCTCGCCGGTGAGGTGACGCTGACCGGAACCCGCGCCGACATCGTCCCGCTCGAGGGCGCGAACCCGGTCAGGCTCGCGTGGTCGGGGGACGTCACCGGGGCCGACCTGGAGGACATGCCGCTCGAGGATCCGCTGATGAGCGAGGTCTGGGGGGAGCGACTGACGCGGCTCCGACTGCACCTGGCGCCGTCCGCACGAGGTGAGGCGGTGCTCCGGATCACCCGGGCGGAGGACCCGCCCGACCAGCTCTGGGGTTCACCGCCCCGGTAG
- a CDS encoding DoxX family protein has product MLIGPFAASGVLHLVRPATFEPIIPGPLRRWDRQLVVASGVAELVCAAGLLHPRTRAAAGIASAALLLAVWPANMQMSLDMVRRARRRGGSAWVPAAVSVARLPLQIPLIRTALRSR; this is encoded by the coding sequence ATGCTCATCGGACCCTTTGCCGCCTCCGGCGTCCTGCACCTCGTGCGCCCGGCCACCTTCGAGCCGATCATCCCCGGGCCCCTGCGCCGCTGGGACCGGCAGCTCGTCGTGGCCTCGGGCGTCGCCGAGCTGGTCTGCGCCGCCGGTCTGCTCCACCCACGCACCAGAGCGGCGGCCGGTATCGCCAGTGCCGCGTTGCTGCTGGCCGTGTGGCCGGCGAACATGCAGATGAGCCTGGACATGGTGCGGCGCGCCCGCCGCCGCGGAGGCTCGGCGTGGGTGCCGGCCGCGGTGTCGGTGGCCAGGCTGCCGCTGCAGATCCCGTTGATCCGCACGGCACTGCGATCTCGATGA
- the nagB gene encoding glucosamine-6-phosphate deaminase, whose product MELIIQPGPTESARIVADAIVALLQRKPDAVLGLATGSSPLAVYDELVRRHERGEVSFARAKAFLLDEYVGLPADHPQRYRNVIETELVGRVDFAEGAVQGPDGLAADIPQACADYDAAIEAAGGVDLQILGIGTDGHIAFNEPGSSLASRTRIKTLTRQTRVDNARFFDDDIEKVPTHCLTQGLATIQAARHLVLVATGRHKAEAIHQMVEGPVSAMWPASVLQHHPHVSVLVDPAAAARLQLADYYRETYETKPDWQGL is encoded by the coding sequence ATGGAACTGATCATTCAACCCGGCCCCACCGAGAGTGCGCGCATCGTCGCCGACGCGATCGTTGCGCTGCTGCAGCGCAAGCCCGATGCCGTGCTCGGCCTGGCGACCGGGTCCTCACCGCTGGCCGTCTACGACGAGCTGGTCCGCCGTCACGAGCGTGGCGAGGTCAGCTTCGCCCGGGCGAAGGCCTTTCTGCTGGACGAGTACGTGGGTCTTCCTGCCGACCATCCGCAGCGCTACCGGAACGTGATCGAGACCGAGCTGGTGGGCCGGGTGGACTTCGCCGAGGGGGCCGTGCAGGGCCCGGACGGTCTGGCGGCGGACATCCCGCAGGCGTGTGCCGACTACGACGCGGCGATCGAGGCTGCTGGTGGCGTGGACCTGCAGATTCTCGGGATCGGCACCGACGGCCATATCGCGTTCAACGAGCCGGGATCCTCGCTGGCCTCGCGCACCCGGATCAAGACCCTGACCCGGCAGACCCGGGTGGACAACGCCCGCTTCTTCGACGACGACATCGAGAAGGTGCCCACGCACTGCCTCACCCAGGGGCTGGCCACCATCCAGGCGGCGCGTCACCTCGTGCTGGTGGCCACCGGCCGGCACAAGGCCGAGGCGATCCACCAGATGGTCGAGGGGCCGGTCTCGGCGATGTGGCCCGCATCCGTGCTGCAGCACCACCCGCACGTGTCCGTGCTGGTCGATCCCGCGGCGGCGGCCCGGTTGCAGCTGGCCGACTACTACCGGGAGACGTACGAGACCAAGCCGGACTGGCAAGGGCTGTAG
- a CDS encoding GlsB/YeaQ/YmgE family stress response membrane protein → MGEVIGLIVFGAVIGVLARFLKPGKQPIGVLWTILVGIAGALIGYVLAGLLGVDETSGIDWIRLAISVVAAIILLGVFMGVAGRRKD, encoded by the coding sequence ATGGGTGAGGTCATCGGTCTGATCGTCTTCGGTGCCGTCATCGGTGTGCTGGCACGGTTCCTCAAGCCGGGCAAGCAGCCGATCGGTGTGCTCTGGACGATCCTCGTGGGTATCGCCGGGGCACTGATCGGCTACGTCCTGGCGGGGCTGCTCGGCGTGGACGAGACCAGCGGGATCGATTGGATCCGGCTCGCGATCTCGGTCGTCGCGGCGATCATCCTGCTCGGTGTGTTCATGGGTGTGGCCGGCCGCCGGAAGGACTGA